Part of the Fusarium musae strain F31 chromosome 3, whole genome shotgun sequence genome, GCCGTCCAGTCACTTTTGAATGGATTGAGACAGAAGGCTGACTCTGCTGTGTCAAGACCCAACAGCCCACAACCATCGGTTTTATCCGATAAAGAGGACACCTCAGAGTCGGACAAAGGTGAAAAGTCGGAGACAGAGGAAGATGAGTCTAAGACACCGAATCCTGAGGAAAAAGTCCTAGCGAGCGATGACGAGGCTCAGAAAGGAGCGCCATCCACCACCGAGGACCTGGAAAATCTGCTCAATATTGTCGAACAGCGGTTCCAAGTGGAGGATGACAAACGACGTTCATCTATGCTGATATCAAAGGCGCAGCTGCAGGATGAGCTGAACCACGCAAAGGATCAGCTTGCCGCTGCACTGTCGCAGTCACAAGAGTACAGCCGCCAGATCTTGGATCTCAACCAGGAGATGGCCAGTGTGAAAGAGCAACTAAGGGAAAGTCATGCACATGTCAGGACGCTCCACCAGGATAAGCAGAGACTCGAGAAGCAAATGCATGGGTTAAAATCCCGGGTCTCGTCAGCCAGCTCAGCCCATGAGGTAACCAAAGAACACGATGTGGACCGAGGTAGCAAGACTGGAGGTGGCCTTCGAGAGTTTAAGCTCAACCGCAGTAAGACTACACCGCACCCACCgcaacagcagcctcaggATCATGAGCCTATGCCGGCCACGACGAGCAAGTTCAACAAGCGGATATCATCCCTGCCTCAGAACCACGAAGCCAGTGTACCATTGGTGACTACGACCGGGCCTGCGCCATCTCAGAGTGAGCACGAGGCTTTACTAGCTGAGCTAGTGCAAGCCAAAACCGCCGAAGCAGTGGCGaagcaagaagctgaagaggctCGGCAAAAGCTGGAGTCTATACGCAAATCTCACGGATTGAGCCGCTCCGTATCAGCGCATGCTCCTTCGGCATCACAGTCTGGACCCGGTGGAGTGTTCAGCCTTCTTACCGGCCACGGGCTAGCTGCCACAAATGACGTCGCGATGAAGCCGGCATCGACGAATGCTGGATCTCCAGGATCCGGAGGAAGTTTTTGGGGTTGGCGAAGGTAGAGAGTCAGGATTGTGGCTTCTATCTCAACGAACGTTGAACCGTGTTCACCATCCACTCACGCGACATGTCTTGAAGTGAAAATTGTCGATTCTTTGTACATATTTTGGGAAGCATGAGATTCGTGCAGTCGAGCGCATATGTTGGGATGTTAAGGCGAGAAGCTGGGAACTCTGAGTGTTGGGCATGGGCCACATGTGCCCTTTTAACGGTTGTTTTCCTTGTTTCCACATGTGTCACAAAGGCACCATCATTGTCGTCATACCAGGGCGTTTGTCTACTTAGCACGGGAGTTGGAGTCTAAAGATGACTTCTGTCGGGGTTTCTCAGAATGCCGCACGGTCGCGGATTGATAGATACTATATAAGTCTATGTAATTGAAAAAGACATTTTTATTCCCGAGATTGTTGCTCCACAGTTGCCCGAAGATACCTGCAATGTccggaagatgaaggagaaaaTGAAACGGAATCAGAGTTGGGTACGTACTGGTAATCGCCTATGATGCAAGCCATCGATCGACAGGCCATTCAGCCTCTGAACTGGGCACTTGAACATGTCATGATCAGTACCGTTTTCCAGGAATGAAATTGGCGCCATCTCAGATCGGCATTGAAAAAATATATGAAATCTCATAAAATCATTGTTCCTCTCTGGTTTGCGAAGTTTATGGCATCAACAGTCGCGGTCAGATAACTCATCTATTCGATATACAGTGTGACCAATGAGGATACAGCTAGATGCCATCATCAGAAACTCTCCGTGTTGATATCCTTTGagggaagacaagaaatAGACCTTTGTTCCAAGTGACAAAATAACCCATAAAAACTCCTCTAagctaatactaagcttatctaaatatttttatcatcTTGAGTCGAGAGGTCATAAGGGTTTTTGCTCTCTAAGGTCCTCCTACCTAGTAACATGAATATTTTGAAACTGAATATCGTTTAATACTTGCCTTAAGCCACTCACGCTATAAAGCATAATAGCCCATTCTCAACTTGTGGACAGTCTGTTATTATTCTTTCCTGATCTTACCATCGTGGTGTGGTGGTGATAAGAAGATGCAGGCTTGTGCCCTTTAAGTTAGAGCTGTAATGGCAGGGCCCTGTCATTTTTGAGATAAAGAACCTCCCCCCCCTTTTTAGTGCGACTTTCACATGTGTTAGAAATGACCAGACTATCACGTCAAAGCATCATACAGGTTTATGCAGCATTGCGGGTGAACTCTGAGGTATCCCGTACTTTGGCTCGAAGTGGTAAACTGTCGTCTGTTTACTCTTAGTTAGCTCCACATGTCACAAAGAGAATTGACTCTTGTCAATTTCTTAGAGCTGCATGCCTGGAATGTCGTCGTTGAAGCTCCCTGAGGACGGGATCAACCCTTGTTGACGGACCAACTTGGACATTTGGAGAAGTGGTGACATTATCGGTACCTGCAGCTGCTGACTGGTGGAGCGCATACCGGATGTACTCCATAGGTAGGCCTAGCACCTGCGTCATGGGTAACAGAGCTCCACCAGCATCATGGTTTGGTACCTTATCCAAGCTCCATCATCCAGCTTCTGGACAACGAGAGCCCAGAGATCCAATGCTACGCAACAGGAGCTCTCTCGTCGACGCCGGCGTTGTTAAGCGTCGGTCCACTAAAAGGAGATTTGCAGTGATTCACAATAGCAATTCAAATCTTGTTGTAATGGACGGATAATGCGTGGGTACCACTATGAGCAACTGGAGTTgtgtaaggtaaggtagccaGTTTTTCTTTCGGTGGGCTCCATGGCCGGCGACGCTGTCGTCACTCGTTCGTTCCCCCCGTGCCTTCTTTCCCACCTGAAGCAAGGACGAAACTTGGTCCCCTCCAACACCTAAAAGAGAAGTGTCCCGTCCTCTACGAACACAAACGTCATTCCTgattccttctcctccatcatccaAACTTTACTTCCTCGCTCTCGACGAGACTTTctcaaccatcatcacctcacTTCACTCGCACTGAACATTTAGCACCCTCCAGGTACGTTTCACATGCCTTATCCTGGACCTAGTCTGCTGCCTCTGACGGGGTCGCTCGTTTCGCTTGACTTGCCTGCTCCTCTCACACGGCCACTCACCTCGCTCCCTCGACCGAATGCCCCCTAAGTCTGTTTTCAGTCACCTATCGGCTCAGACGAAAAAAAGACCGTTGCAGCTCTGTTGTAGGTCCAGAGGCGCGGAGCGGAGCGAGCTAGAAGTCGCTACGTAGCAGTAGCTTGTCGGCGTCGTCCCCTTGTCTTTTTTTACCCTGCAttaaacaaacaaaccaaaCTGTCCAAAATTTCTCTGGCCACTTTCGCTCACGCCGCTTTTCGCTTTCTAGAGAACATCTTCTTCCGATTCACCTCCTATTCCTCGTGCCCAATACTTTCAACTATAACTCCACGACGGTTCTTTCAGCGAGCGCACCACTTCTTTGCACATTCTTCACACTAAACCGTCGAAATGGCTGATTCCACCTTGGCCGCCAACGGCAACTCTCTGCTTgagaccaccaagaccagTAAGGTAAGTTTTCTTGCGCTGAACTGCGCTGAGATCTTACGGGGTACCTCGAACAGATTTGCTAATTTCACTTTACAGTGTTTCCCCGCGATCTTTGCGCGACAATGGCACTGCCCGCCATGATACAAGGCCTTACCATAGTCCAATGTAACTGACCTGACTTCCAGACGCTGCCGCTGCGTATCAATCTGTCGCCAACGGTACGACGATTCCCTAAGAACTATGATTTTGACTTGTTGCTAAAGCTAGATCTTTTCAGGCCCTGTTGCTCAGAACGTCTACGATCACACTCAGAAGGCCTCCAACGAGCTCTCTAaccttgctgctgctcgacGCACTCCCGCGAATCCCGCTGCTACCGGCCAGCCGCTCACACACTACCACTCCTTTTTCTCTGAGCTTCTTTCATGGAACAACCCTCGTAAGTTGACTCATATCTCCTGTTCGACCTGCGAGAGCTGACATCAGTGACACAATAGGCGCATCTGCCATTGCTTATGTGACTATCATCGGTGCTATCTTCACTGCGCGATACCTGGATCTTCTCCGATGGGGACTCAAGGTTTCGTGGATGATCCTTGGTGTAACCATTCTTGCCGAGGTGCTTGGCAAGgtcattctcaacaacggTCTTGCTACTCAGGTTCGCCCTCGTCGGTACTACACAGTTCCTCGTGAGACTCTGGATGCCCTTATTGGGGACGTTCATGAGCTCATTAACTTCTTTGTCATCGAGGCCCAGCGAATCATCTTTGCCGAGAACGTCTTTGCTTCCGCTGCCGTAAGTCTCATATTCGACAGATTTTATAACTGGGACTAACATTGGATAGGCTTTCGTCGCCGCTTTCATTTCATACTACCTCGTCAAGCTTGTTCCTTACTGGGGACTTGCTGTTATCGGTACCACCGTCGCCTTCGTCGTTCCCCTGATCTACACATCCAACCAGGAGCTAATCGATGAGCAACTCCACCACGCTTCCGAGCTCATCAACTCCCAGACTGCTCAGATCCAGAGCGTCGCCTCGAAGCAGATGGAACAGGTCTCTAACATCAGCAAGCAATATGCTGGCGACTACAGCGGCAAAGTCCAGGACCTTCTCCGTGGCAAGACTCCTTCTCGCCAGAAGATTGACAAGCCTGAGCAGCCTATTTCTACCAAGCAGCCGCAGTTTCCCTCTCCTCCTACTGAGGACCCCGTCAAGGCCACGGAGGCTCCTCAGATTCCTACCCCTGCCGCTCTCAAGGAGGAACTGAATGCGCCCACCGCTATCGACACCGCAGCCCCTGAGCTCCCCCACGAGGACGTTGTCCCCAGCAAGGAGCCCATGCTTGCTTCTTAAGTGACCAACAGGAGACATGTGCCATGTGTACACGAGCTCAGAAGGCAAAGCTGCCCCGAGCAATGAATATGTTTTACGGCATTTTGGGGCGTATGTCGATCCTTGAATTAGGAGCAAAGGTTGTTCAGATTGGACTCGGGCGTGAAATGGTTTCTTGGGAGCATTCTTTAACACGCAATGCGACGACGATTGCTGACGTTGATGAAAGGGGGTTAAAATACGGATTGAGCGGGCAGATGCTGATGTCAGGGAGAGTATTCCTATAGAAACTCTTGATTAATTCGTATGGGAGGATATCGCATCTGGCCTGTTGCTTGTTTTTGTACGTTTGTGTCTCGAGGATAGGTGTTTATGATTGTTACTGTGTAGCTTGCTGAAGCAAATGCTATTCACTCAACTTTTTTAACATACTGAAACACTTCATTTCTGCCATGTGTTCGGTGCCTACACCATGTTTGTCATCAGATCCAGGAGTTGAATGTCCAAGTAGTGCTATTATGCTGTCTGGAAGAAGGTTTCTATGCTATGTAAAAAATATGATTGATCTTTTGATTCTCGAAACGCCAACCCAACAAGGTATACAGCTAGCACAATTCTAATCACTTGCATATAGTTCAAGCAACTGTGACGGTGATATTCACTCTCCCCTCTACTTCCTGCGCTtgccaccacctccatctTCGGCGGCTGCACGCTTGCGACCATTCTTCCTCCAGAAGTCCTTGGATTCCCGTTTCTCACGGGCTTCCTTTTTCTCCTCGCTGTCTgccaacttcttctggaacGCAGCGCGGTTTTTCTCCTTTGCGGCACGACGCTTGGCAGCAGCGTCGTTACGGATTGTGAGTAACTGCTGCATGAGAGCCCgggctttcttctcctcggaaccaggagccatgatgacagcACGCTTCTGCATGTATGTCtctttcttttgcttcttggttTCGACAATCTGCGACTTGAAGGGAAGGTCGGCAGCAAGAGCGCGGGGCACACGGAGAGGGTTAAAGTGGCGGGTCTCTCTTTCAATAGTGCGGTACTGGCTGTTCTTGGGCTGGGGAGTGGGCACGTTCTGATCACGGCGGACCTCGCCTGTGAGTCGCATGGGCTGCCAGCCGATGAGGTTGGTGACTGGGTTGTAGAACCGATGAGGCTTGATTGGGTACCAAGCACGCAAGAAGACAATGTCACTAAGAAGAATCTTGTCCTCGAAAGTAGCGCGGAATTGTCCCTCAGGCTTGGACAAAGCACGCTTGATCTGACCACGAATGCCAGAGACGGTCTTGATAGAAGCTCCCTCAAACTTGGCTATTTCAAGAGACGTGTTGAACATGTCCTTGATGAAAGCTGTGTTCTTGTAGATCTTTGCAGGTGTACCAgtaagcttgagcttcttgacgatTTCTGTGGACTCGTCGACGCTGAGGATTGTGCCGGTAGCAGCGATGCGGAAACCGGGTGTCGACGCTGACATTGAGTTGAAGCAAACAAAGCCTGTGTTGGGTGCAATTAAGGGACCATATATGGTACCGAAGCAATGCATATGCTCAGGTGTATACTTGAGCATACGGTTACGCGTGCGCGAGTCGGTGGTGCTGTAGATGGGCATGGTCTGGAAGCGACGCCATCCCAAAGAGAAGATAAGGGGATCATTTGTCTTGAGAATGCGTTTGTGCCAGCGGTGACGCTTGATGCGGACTTGAAGATAGCCGAATCGGTCTTCCGTAGCGGAGAGACCACCGACGACGATAGGTCGACGAGCATCAAAGAGCTTGACAAATTCGGCCGGAACACCTTCGAGGATAACCTTGGCATATTTGCCGGCCCGGTAGCCTTCCACAGCAGAGCGTTGGCGCTCATCGAGGTTCTCAAATTcctccttgttgatatcgagctgcttctggaTCATAGCCTTTTGCGCCTCATACCATTGATCCTCACCAAACTCTTGCACATCTCCACCTTCTCGTCGTGCGTTTGCTTTATCATTGAGGAAGCCCTCacgatcttcctcttcgaaTCGCATCTTGAGTTCCTCCTTTCGCTTTGCGTTCTTCTCTCGCTCGGCCTCAATGTCGTCGACAGTGGGCTGTGCTGGCTCTTGTTGGCCTTCAGCTTCGAGATCCTCGAAGACACCATCGCCCTCATCATTTGAGTCGCCCAGGCCCTCGAAGTCGCTGCCATTCAAATccccatcatcgtcatcatcatcgccagcaGCGAGGGCTGTCGAAGTGAACTTCCTCCGTAAAGCTTCGACGTTCTTCTCTGATGCCCATTTGGCCGCTAGATCCTCGTAGTCATACGCGGGTATTGATCTATCCTCTATAGcgtcttcttgctcttgtttcgacttcttgaagaagtcatcttcatcatcgtcgtcgtcctcaatattctcctcttccgattcatcatcctcgcctCGCCATCGCTTGAGAGCATCTTCAGGGCTTAGTGAGTCGTCGTACATATACCTAGCCAAATCACTTGTGTGATATGAGCGTCTCTTGCCATGAAGCCTCATCGCAGTGCCATTTAAGTTGTCCTTCCATCTTAATGCTGCTGCTTCCTCATCCGAATCGTattcttcgtcgtcttccacctcttcctcatcagacAATGCTCCGAGGTCTGAGTCACTGTCGGCGAATGCAAGATCATCTTCACCGAGTTCCTTATCGGCATCCTTGCGGAACATCTTGCCTAATCTACCTTCACTGAACTCAACCTCAGCATCCGAGGCCAAGTCTTCGTCACCGCTGACAGAGttctcgtcgtcttcgttttggtcatcatcgccatcttctctttggGCAAATCTAGGTTTGCGATGTGTTTTTCTGCCagtgtcttcctcctctggcaCTGCCTCGACCTTGTTGCCGCCCTTGAAAAGCTGGACGCCGCCCTCCATTTGGCCAAGAAGCTTTCGTTCAGCTTGAAGACCAACAATCATctcctctccttctcctcgctcggcatcatcatcctcctctcggTCGAAGCTGAAGCCCTTGTCGCTGGTGATCCAGAtggcatcaccatcaatcTTTAAGCCACTACGATCCGACATGGGAGCATGaagcttcttttccttttcatcaAGTCGCCTTCGTCCAGTCTTTCCTGTGATCTTCGCCATTGCCAGTTCCATCGATGGCGTGGGACAAGGATCTGGCATAACCTCCATGTTAGACACTGTAAAATCTCCCAAACCGGGGACGTGGACTCGTTGGTTGTGCGAAGCAAAATTTGTACCTCGCAGGTAACCTGAAAGTACAATCGACCGGTCGCAATTGGGGTCTTCCTCGATCTTGGTAGGGTGCGTGATGTCTCGGAAGCTGTCGATGATAGAGTAAGGGTGAGAATTGCGCCAGACTAGAGGACGTGGGTTTTTCATGACAGAGAGGAAGCGTGACAAGTTGTGGATTTCGCGGTCGGGATATCGGCCGTTCATAACACCGGAAAGGTAAAAGAGGTGGGCGCCCTGGTACAGCTCTGTCCAAAGTCTCCTCTTGAGACgcttcttggcatccttgagCGCCTGTGGCTTCCGGAAAAGATCCAGATGTGTCAAGATACCAAAGACGTTTCCAGGCATACCTGTAGCGGCGAGAATGTTGAGAAACTCCATAGTTTCCATCTCAAAGCCGTAATTTCCATCAATCATCAAGAGGACAATGTCGGCAACCTTTGCGATGTCGACCATGGCCTCCAGTTCGTTTGGGCACTCGACAAAGGTCAGGCGCTGCTTCTTCGATGTGACGACCGTCACAGGGCCCTGAGGGTCCGATATCGTTTCTTTGGCATATCGTCGAATGAGCGATTTCATTAACGTCGTCTTTCCTACACCGGGAGGGCCAACGATTGTGACGAGTCGAGGCGGGGCCTCATCGGGCAGTCGATCCACGAGCGGGACATGGAGACGCTTTTCCTTGATCTAATGCCGAGTCTTAGCATTGGGGTTTCTTATTCAAGGGAACAGGGAAGAGTCCTACATCTTGCGATCTCGCTGCTTGTCTCTGGAGCTTACCGGGGTTGGCGAAGGAAAACGCCTTTGGGTTGCGCTCTGATATTTGTCAGTATGCGCCAATCGCTAATCGGAACTGTGCATAAGAATATCTTACCGCCTGTAtgctgcttcttgtccttcttgtccttggactTGCGATGCGGTTTGTGCACTTGATCTTCCATTTTTGCGTGCGACGTCGTCACCTTCCGAAGACCATCAACTAACTGGCACGGTCTTTCGCCTTTCACTTTGCTTCCAAATTTTTTTTTAGACGCTAATAGAATCGTTATCGATAAGAATCGCGTTTCG contains:
- a CDS encoding hypothetical protein (BUSCO:EOG092617AN), encoding MEDQVHKPHRKSKDKKDKKQHTGERNPKAFSFANPGKLQRQAARSQDIKEKRLHVPLVDRLPDEAPPRLVTIVGPPGVGKTTLMKSLIRRYAKETISDPQGPVTVVTSKKQRLTFVECPNELEAMVDIAKVADIVLLMIDGNYGFEMETMEFLNILAATGMPGNVFGILTHLDLFRKPQALKDAKKRLKRRLWTELYQGAHLFYLSGVMNGRYPDREIHNLSRFLSVMKNPRPLVWRNSHPYSIIDSFRDITHPTKIEEDPNCDRSIVLSGYLRGTNFASHNQRVHVPGLGDFTVSNMEVMPDPCPTPSMELAMAKITGKTGRRRLDEKEKKLHAPMSDRSGLKIDGDAIWITSDKGFSFDREEDDDAERGEGEEMIVGLQAERKLLGQMEGGVQLFKGGNKVEAVPEEEDTGRKTHRKPRFAQREDGDDDQNEDDENSVSGDEDLASDAEVEFSEGRLGKMFRKDADKELGEDDLAFADSDSDLGALSDEEEVEDDEEYDSDEEAAALRWKDNLNGTAMRLHGKRRSYHTSDLARYMYDDSLSPEDALKRWRGEDDESEEENIEDDDDDEDDFFKKSKQEQEDAIEDRSIPAYDYEDLAAKWASEKNVEALRRKFTSTALAAGDDDDDDGDLNGSDFEGLGDSNDEGDGVFEDLEAEGQQEPAQPTVDDIEAEREKNAKRKEELKMRFEEEDREGFLNDKANARREGGDVQEFGEDQWYEAQKAMIQKQLDINKEEFENLDERQRSAVEGYRAGKYAKVILEGVPAEFVKLFDARRPIVVGGLSATEDRFGYLQVRIKRHRWHKRILKTNDPLIFSLGWRRFQTMPIYSTTDSRTRNRMLKYTPEHMHCFGTIYGPLIAPNTGFVCFNSMSASTPGFRIAATGTILSVDESTEIVKKLKLTGTPAKIYKNTAFIKDMFNTSLEIAKFEGASIKTVSGIRGQIKRALSKPEGQFRATFEDKILLSDIVFLRAWYPIKPHRFYNPVTNLIGWQPMRLTGEVRRDQNVPTPQPKNSQYRTIERETRHFNPLRVPRALAADLPFKSQIVETKKQKKETYMQKRAVIMAPGSEEKKARALMQQLLTIRNDAAAKRRAAKEKNRAAFQKKLADSEEKKEAREKRESKDFWRKNGRKRAAAEDGGGGKRRK